From one Magnolia sinica isolate HGM2019 chromosome 18, MsV1, whole genome shotgun sequence genomic stretch:
- the LOC131233413 gene encoding phospholipase A1-Igamma1, chloroplastic, whose amino-acid sequence MAITLAKTKLPLNADWQNSFQPKNARPTRFFGRPSRNPGPKIGRLTTTAPLVVNAVSDSKTDGSLSSIITELEREGGGDDTTLAQGPEKRLADTWREIHGQDDWAGMLDPIDLLLRSELIRYGEMAQACYDAFDYDPYSKYCGCCKFNRRMFFDSLGMVHCGYEITRYLYATSNINLPNFFKKSLRPNMWSRNANWMGYVAVSSDDATAHLGRRDIMIAWRGTVTYLEWVADLMDILRPISSEGIPCPDPTVKVESGFVNLYTDKDEGCRFCKFSAREQILTEVKRLIQRYPNDELSITITGHSLGSALAILSAYDVVETGLNVTEDGQVIPVCVLSFSGPRVGNVRFKERLEGLGVKVLRVVNVHDSVPKVPGIFINEHVPELIRRFAEGFPWSYSHVGVELALDHKHSPFLKETNDLSCFHNLEAHLHMLDGYHGKGQRFVLASGRDPALVNKACDFLKDHHLVPPHWRQDENKGMIMSIDGRWMQPERTTTDDHDHFLDINHLLRHIGLGSE is encoded by the exons ATGGCCATTACTCTGGCAAAGACGAAACTGCCCTTGAATGCAGACTGGCAGAATTCCTTCCAACCGAAAAACGCACGTCCGACGCGATTTTTCGGCCGACCATCCCGAAATCCAGGCCCAAAGATCGGACGGCTCACGACGACGGCGCCGCTGGTCGTGAACGCGGTCTCAGATTCGAAGACCGACGGTTCCCTATCGTCGATAATCACAGAGctcgagagagagggaggaggggaTGATACCACGCTGGCCCAAGGACCCGAGAAGCGACTGGCAGACACGTGGCGCGAGATCCACGGTCAGGATGACTGGGCCGGGATGCTGGATCCCATCGATCTGCTCCTGCGGTCGGAGCTCATCCGGTATGGCGAGATGGCCCAGGCATGCTACGATGCGTTCGATTACGATCCCTACTCAAAGTACTGCGGCTGCTGCAAATTCAACCGTCGGATGTTCTTTGATAGCTTGGGGATGGTCCACTGCGGCTACGAGATCACGAGATATCTCTACGCTACATCCAACATCAATCTCCCCAACTTCTTCAAGAAATCACTGAGGCCAAACATGTGGAGCCGGAATGCCAACTGGATGGGGTACGTGGCAGTTTCTTCTGACGATGCCACGGCCCACCTTGGCCGACGGGATATCATGATCGCCTGGAGAGGAACGGTCACTTATCTCGAGTGGGTCGCGGACCTGATGGACATTCTACGGCCCATCTCATCGGAGGGGATCCCCTGCCCTGATCCAACGGTCAAAGTTGAATCCGGGTTCGTTAATCTGTATACGGACAAAGATGAAGGGTGCAGATTTTGTAAATTCTCCGCCAGGGAGCAGATCTTAACAGAAGTGAAGCGATTGATCCAACGGTATCCGAACGATGAACTGAGCATCACGATCACGGGCCATAGCTTGGGCAGTGCACTGGCTATTTTGAGCGCTTACGATGTGGTCGAGACGGGTCTGAACGTGACCGAAGACGGGCAGGTCATACCCGTATGTGTGTTATCGTTCTCGGGGCCCCGAGTTGGGAACGTGCGGTTCAAGGAACGGTTAGAGGGTCTCGGAGTCAAGGTCCTGAGAGTGGTGAACGTCCATGATTCGGTCCCTAAGGTGCCGGGCATATTCATCAACGAGCATGTGCCGGAGCTGATCCGACGGTTCGCAGAGGGGTTCCCATGGAGCTATAGCCACGTGGGAGTAGAGCTGGCGCTCGATCACAAGCATTCGCCCTTCTTGAAGGAAACCAACGATCTGTCTTGCTTCCATAACTTGGAGGCCCACTTGCATATGCTCGACGG GTACCATGGAAAAGGGCAGAGATTTGTGCTGGCGAGTGGGCGGGACCCAGCATTGGTGAACAAGGCCTGTGATTTCTTGAAGGATCACCATTTGGTGCCCCCACATTGGAGACAAGATGAGAACAAGGGGATGATTATGAgcatagatggacggtggatgcagcCAGAAAGGACCACCACCGACGATCATGATCATTTCCTAGATATAAACCATCTTCTTCGGCATATTGGCTTGGGTTCTGAGTAG